A genomic region of Sarcophilus harrisii chromosome 6, mSarHar1.11, whole genome shotgun sequence contains the following coding sequences:
- the C6H11orf94 gene encoding uncharacterized protein C11orf94 homolog, with protein sequence MGLDARPWGVFPGWHAGGHTLVIGPALVEGAEDPRELGRGQGPRTRPLCEAAEGTFRDSWEEGLQVGVLGRLAAMLGSPHLRTGLGLFALSFVLVAAHPQPELQRYRHAFVPEEPDIMELPNGLMDDYGILPKHPRLRVAHPFLSRAQKRKRDGPDLSEYYYDAHP encoded by the exons ATGGGCTTGGATGCCCGGCCCTGGGGTGTATTCCCAGGCTGGCATGCGGGCGGGCACACCCTAGTTATAGGCCCAGCCTTAGTGGAAGGGGCTGAGGACCCGAGGGAGCTGGGCCGGGGGCAGGGCCCTAGAACGCGCCCCCTTTGTGAGGCGGCCGAGGGCACGTTCCGTGACTCCTGGGAGGAGGGGCTGCAGGTCGGAGTCCTGGGGAGGCTCGCCGCCATGCTGGGGTCCCCACACCTTCGGACGGGGCTCGGGCTCTTCGCGCTCTCCTTTGTCCTGGTAGCTGCACACCCTCAGCCTGAGCTGCAGAG GTATCGGCACGCCTTCGTTCCCGAAGAGCCCGACATCATGGAGCTCCCCAACGGCCTAATGGATG ATTACGGGATCCTTCCCAAGCACCCGAGGCTTCGAGTTGCCCACCCCTTCCTCTCCAGAGCCCAGAAGCGCAAGCGCGACGGGCCAGATTTGTCCGAGTATTACTATGACGCCCACCCGTGA